One stretch of Xanthomonas sp. DAR 35659 DNA includes these proteins:
- a CDS encoding S10 family peptidase translates to MPNLPKSLLAALLLAVLPLPAALAAGADGDDKPDKADSAEPAKPAALPADAKVRQVTRVEGRSLSYTATVGTLPVKDAQGKVVADVVFTAYTVDGKDRPVTFALNGGPGAASVYLNLGAIGPKVVAFGSEGDSASAPATLHDNPGTWLDFTDLVFIDPVGTGFSRSRVPDEQAKKQFYNPQADIEYLSRTIYDWLLKNQRLQSRKYLVGESYGGFRGPRITHYLQTQLGVAMNGVVLVSPYLNPTLDDNGDVSPLAWMLTLPSIAAAHLEREQRLTPEAMRQVIDYTRGDYVTALLRGRSDPAGSERMIQQVAAMTGLDPVYVRRAGGRLETQAYLREVFRDKGQLGSRYDSNVTAFDPFPNAPEQRANDPLLDSIIAPTTTAMVDFVTRVVGWKVDARYQALNYGVNKLWDWNDELRKGSVTELRQAVAIDPKLRVLIVHGWNDLSCPFMGSVLTVDQMPVMGNDPTRVQVKNYPGGHMFYNRADSQRALRADVLAMYRAN, encoded by the coding sequence GTGCCGAACCTGCCCAAGTCCCTGCTGGCCGCGTTGTTGCTGGCCGTCCTGCCGCTGCCTGCGGCGCTGGCCGCCGGTGCCGATGGCGACGACAAGCCGGACAAGGCCGACAGCGCCGAACCGGCCAAGCCGGCGGCGCTGCCGGCCGATGCCAAGGTGCGCCAGGTCACCCGTGTGGAGGGCAGATCGCTCAGCTACACCGCCACGGTGGGCACGCTGCCGGTGAAGGACGCGCAGGGCAAGGTCGTCGCCGACGTGGTGTTCACCGCCTACACCGTGGACGGCAAGGATCGGCCGGTCACCTTCGCCCTGAACGGCGGTCCCGGCGCCGCATCGGTCTACCTCAACCTGGGCGCGATCGGGCCGAAGGTGGTCGCCTTCGGCAGCGAAGGCGACAGCGCCTCGGCGCCGGCGACGCTGCACGACAATCCCGGCACCTGGCTGGACTTCACCGACCTGGTGTTCATCGACCCGGTCGGCACCGGCTTCAGCCGCTCGCGCGTGCCCGACGAGCAGGCCAAGAAGCAGTTCTACAACCCGCAGGCCGACATCGAGTACCTGTCGCGCACCATCTACGACTGGCTGTTGAAGAACCAGCGGCTGCAATCGCGCAAGTACCTGGTCGGCGAGAGCTACGGCGGCTTCCGCGGCCCGCGCATCACCCATTACCTGCAGACCCAGTTGGGCGTGGCGATGAACGGCGTGGTGCTAGTCTCGCCGTACCTCAACCCGACCCTGGACGACAACGGCGACGTCTCGCCGCTGGCGTGGATGCTGACCCTGCCCTCGATCGCCGCCGCGCATCTGGAGCGCGAACAGCGCCTGACCCCGGAGGCGATGCGCCAGGTGATCGACTACACCCGCGGCGACTACGTCACCGCGCTGCTGCGCGGACGCTCGGACCCGGCCGGCAGCGAACGCATGATCCAGCAGGTGGCGGCGATGACCGGGCTGGACCCGGTCTACGTGCGCCGCGCCGGCGGCCGCCTGGAGACCCAGGCCTACCTGCGCGAGGTGTTCCGCGACAAGGGCCAGCTCGGCAGCCGCTACGACTCCAACGTCACCGCGTTCGACCCGTTCCCGAACGCGCCGGAGCAACGCGCCAACGACCCGCTGCTGGACAGCATCATCGCCCCGACCACCACCGCGATGGTGGATTTCGTGACCCGCGTGGTCGGCTGGAAGGTGGACGCGCGCTACCAGGCGCTGAACTACGGCGTGAACAAGCTGTGGGACTGGAACGACGAACTGCGCAAGGGCTCGGTGACCGAACTGCGCCAGGCGGTGGCGATCGATCCCAAGCTGCGGGTGCTGATCGTGCACGGCTGGAACGACCTGTCGTGCCCGTTCATGGGCTCGGTGCTGACCGTGGACCAGATGCCGGTGATGGGCAACGACCCGACCCGCGTGCAGGTCAAGAACTACCCGGGCGGCCACATGTTCTACAACCGCGCCGACAGCCAGCGTGCGCTGCGGGCGGATGTGTTGGCGATGTATCGGGCCAACTAG